Sequence from the Rhizobium sp. TH2 genome:
ACCATGGGTGGCGGCGATGACACCGTGACCTTCTCCAAGGGCTCGAATGTTGTGGGCGACATCATGCTGGGCGCCGGCGACGACACCTTCACCGGCTGGTCGGGCGACGACGTGATCTTCGGAGGCGCCGGCGTCGATGAGATGACCGGCGGACGCGGCGCGGATACGTTCCTGTTCGCAACCGGCGATACCGGCGGCACGAAGGCGACATCAGATACGATCTTCGACTTCAAAGCCAGGGAAGGCGACCTGCTCGATCTCACGGACGTCGATGCCAACTCGGTTCTGGTCGGCGACCAGGCCTTCAAGTTCATCGGCGCCAAGGACTTTCACGACAAGGCCGGCGAGCTTCGCTATATCACCGACAAGAACGGCACGTGGATCCAGGGCGACATCGACGGCAACGGCAAGGCCGATTTCATCCTCCATCTCGACGACAAGATGGCCATGAAGGCGGACTACTTCGACCTTTGATATTGAAGAAGCCATGCGGTCGGATAGCCGCATGGCCCTCACTACAAAACAAATACCGCCGGTTGGTCCCAACCGGCGGTATTTTTGTGCTCTCCAACAAGAAATGCCCCGCCGGGAAATCCGCAGCGGGGCATTACTCAACAGGCAAATCTAAACCGTTCAGTAGACCTCCGGAACGTACATCTCATCGGGCACGTCATGGCGCCGATAGTCCGAATGCCGGATGCGTTCGGGAAGCTCGACCGGCGGCTTGGGTACATCCCGATACGGGATCTGCGCCAGGAGATGAGCGATGCAGTTCAGCCGTGCCTTCTTCTTGTCGACCGCCTCGACCACCCACCACGGAGCCTCGGGCGTGTGGGTGCGGGCCAGCATCTCTTCCTTGGCCTTGGTATAGTCTTCCCAGTGCTTGCGGCTCTCCATGTCCATCGGCGAGAGCTTCCACTGCTTGAGCGGATCATGGATGCGCATCTGGAAGCGGAATTCCTGCTCCTCGTCGGTGATCGAGAACCAGTACTTGATCAGGATGATGCCGGAGCGCACCAGCATGCGCTCGAATTCGGGTACCGAGCGGAAGAACTCCTCGAGCTCATCCTGGCTGCAGAAGCCCATGACGCGCTCTACGCCGGCGCGATTGTACCAGCTGCGGTCGAACAGTACCATTTCACCAGCGGTCGGCAGGTGGGCGGCATAGCGCTGGAAGTACCATTGATCCCGCTCGCGCTCGGTCGGCGCGGGAAGTGCCACGACGCGGCAGACGCGCGGATTGAGCCGCTGGGTGACGCGCTTGATGGCGCCGCCCTTGCCGGCGGAATCGCGGCCCTCGAAGATCACCACGACCTTGAGCTTCTGGTGCTGGACCCAATCCTGCAGCTTGACCAGCTCATGCTGCAGCCGGAACAGTTCGCGGAAATAGACCTTGCGTTCCAGCGTCGGCTCGGCCGGCTCGGTCATCCCCTCGACGACGAGTTCGTCGAGGCGATCCTCCTCAAGCTGCATTTCCAGCTCTTCATCGAAGCTGTCGGCGATCTCGGCCTTGATGCGCTCAAGCTGGTCGTGTTGGTCCATCGGCATGGTCATGAATCCTTATGGCTTTCAACCACAGAAACAGGTGCATGCGACAGAGATGTGACAGGGCCACCAACGACCGGCTTGGGGGTGCCGGAGCAAATCTGACGATACGCGTCGATCAATAGTATCAACGCATGCCGAAGAAGGAAAGAACGGCCAGAACGATGACGACGGCGCCGACAATCCAAACAATGTTATACATTTCAAGTCTCCATATTCATGATCGTGCCGGAGTAATTCGTAACCCTCCCTTCGAGTTCCCTCGGCTGTCTCATGCACACGGTTATGTATGGAGATCCGGCGCGCCCCATGAGCGCGCCGCACAGTTCTTTATCGAGCTAAAATCTCGTGAGTTCAGGCTGCAGCGCTTGCGCCGACCTTTTCGCCAAAGCTTGAAAAGAACTGGCCAGCCAGCTTCTTGGCGGTCGAATCGATCAGCCGCGCGCCGAGCTGCGCGATCTTGCCGCCGACATCCGCCTTGACGACATAGGTGAGAACCGTCTCGGCGCCTTGCGCCTCGAGCGATACGTCGGCGCCGCCCTTGGCAAAGCCCACCACACCGCCCTTGCCTTCGCCCGATATCGTGTAGGCGTTTGGCGGATTGAGATTGGAAAGCTGCACGGCACCCTCGAAGCGAGCCTTGACCGGCCCGATCTTCAACACCACGACCGCCGTCATCTCGGTATCGGACAGCTTCTGCAACTCCTCGCAGCCGGGAATGCACTGGCGCAATATTTCAGGATCGTTCAGCGCCGCCCAGACCGCATCGATCGGCGCGTTGATCGTTTCGCTGCCCTTCATGTCCATTGTCTACTCTCCCGTATTTGCAGTTTGGTTGGTGTCGTGTCCTTGCCACCGCTGCCGCAGAAACCATAGCAGTTCATCGGCCGCAGTGGCGACGATGGCAAGCCCTAGCGCGGCAGGATGCGCGCTGACTGATCCAGATCTGCGCCAGTGCCTGCGTGTTTTCCACTGCACTGACAATCTGTTTTATCGGCTGAACTATGAAATCACCAATTTTATCGAACGAAGATCACTCCGGTGTGCCCACAAAGGGCGTCCTGGCGCGGATCAACGTACGTGCGGCATGTTGCGGTTCCGGCATGGGATCGCTCTCGAGCGCTGAAAACAACCAGTCGATAAAAACCTTGACGATCGGCGCGGCGCGGACGTCATTGCGGCAGGCGACGTAAAAGGCATTGTTGGCGGGAACCGTCAGGTCGAACGGCGCAATCAACTCGCCTTTGGCGATCAGGCCGCCGACGGTGATCGTATCGCCCAGCGCGACCCCCTGATTGTGCAGCGCCGCTTCGGTCGACAGGCGCGCATCGCTCATGAAATGTTGGCGCCGGCGCGGTATCACTTCGCTGTCGGCAGCGGCAAGCCACGTGTTCCATTCCCGCCCGTCATCCGCATGCAGGATGACGTGATCGCTGAGATCGCGGATTGTGCGAAGAGGCTGCATGTTCAACAGCGCCGGGCTGACAACGGGAAACAGCACCAGCGGGCTCCAGAGCCGCGACCAATGGTCCGGCCAGTCGCCATTGCCATAAAGCAGGCAGAGATCGATATCGGGCGAATGGAGCTGTGCCAGGTCATTCGAGGCTACAAGCGTCAGACTGATATCGGGATACTGGTCGGTGAATTCGTGCAGACGCGGGATCATCCAGAACGATAGCAGCGCCGGCACGCATGCAAATCGCAACTGTCCGCTGGTCGTCGGCCGCGTCATGGCTGCCGTCGCTGCCGCGATTTCTCCAAACGCATGCGTCACGGCCGGCAGCAGAAGAGCACCCTGCGGGGTCAGTTTCAGGCGTTTGCCGCCGCGAACGAACAGCGAGACATTGAAGGACAGTTCCAGCGCCCGGATCTGGTGGCTGACCGCGCCGTGCGTCACGTTGAGTTCGCGCGCGGCGGCCGAAACCGATCCGCGCCGCGCGGTCGCCTCGAAGGCTCTCAAGGGGTTGAGCGGTGGCAGGCGGTTTGACAAAGACGGCTCTCCGAACAGAACGAAGCGTGAGTTTTTCTCACATCATAGCCAACAACATTGTCAATTGATTTTCAATTCGATTTGCCACCTAATATGCGCAACACGGCAAAAAGCTGGGAAATGCCGTAGAGTGTGAACTTTCGCTGCGTTCGCAGGGCCAGAAGCGCGGTCTTCGAGCTTGGCCAAGTGAGATTCGGCAATGCGTGTCGCAGCTGACGCGAAGCCCAACTTCTAAAATAACTCAAAAAAGGGGAATAAGATGACAACCAAATCCACATTGAAATCATCGCTCGCGGCAATCGTCATACTTGGCGGTGCAATTCTTGCCATGGCAACGAGCGGCGCGAAGGCTGATGCGCTTGACGATATCACCAAGGCCGGGGTCCTGAATGTCGGCGTTTTCTCCGACTTCCCGCCTTTCTCGTCCGCCAGCGCCGATATGAGCCTCAAGGGCTATGACATGGATGTCGCACAGGCGATTGCCGATGCTTTGAAGGTCAAGCTCAATGCGGTCAGCGTCACCGGCCAGAACCGTATTCCCTACCTCACGGAACGCCGCGTCGACCTGCTGATGAGCGTCGGCTACAGCAAGGAGCGTGCCGAGGTTCTCGATTATGCCGCGGCCTATGCACCCTACTACATCGCCGTAATCGGTCCCGCTGCCCTCGAGGTCAAGGCTGCGGCAGATCTCGCCGGCAAGAGCATTGCGGTCAATCGTGGCACGCTCGAAGACACGTCACTGACCGCGGCGGCTCCGGCCGACGTCGATATCAAGCGGTTCGACAACTACAATTCCGTCATCCAGGCTTTCATATCGGGCCAGACGCAGTTGATGGTCGTCGGTAACGACGTCGGTGCCCAGGTGCTGGCAAAGCAGGACGCATTGAAGCCCGAGCAGAAGTTCCAGCTGATGACGTCGCCCTCGCATATGGCCGTCAACAAGGGTGAGGATCGCCTCAAGAAGCTTATCGACGACACCGTGGCCAAGATGCTGGCCGACGGTTCCCTCAGCAAAAGCTCCGAGGCATGGTTGAAGGTGCCGCTCAACCCTGACAACCTCAAGGATTGAGGATGGGCTATGCGCTCGATTTCGGCTGGCTAGAAGAAGCCGTCGGAGCAATTGCCAACGGCGCGTCCATGACGATCTTCCTGATCGCCGTGACCTCGGTGCTGGGCATTGTGTTGAGCATCCTCGGGGCGGCTGCCAGGCGCAGCCGCTACCGGATATTGCGTAGCGCGATTTCGGCCTATGTCGAAGTGATCCGCAACACGCCTTTTCTCGTCCAGCTGTTCTTCATCTTCTTCGGTCTGCCGCGCTTCGGCATAAGGCTCGATCCCGTCGTCGCCTCGATGCTTGCCATGACGCTCAACATGACCGCTTACACGACGGAGATCGTCGGGGCCGGTCTCGATGCGGTTCCATCGGGTCAGAAGGAAGCCGCGACGGCACTCGGCCTGAGGCCGGTGCAGGTCTTCATCAAGGTCGTCCTGCCGCAGGCGCTGAAGGTGATCTTTCCGGCGCTCACCAGCCAGATCGTCATCATGATGCTGGAATCCTCGGTGGTGTCGCAGATCGCGGTGCGCGAATTGACCTACGAGGCGGATATGCTGCAGGCCCGCACCTTCCGCGCCTTCGAGACCTATTTCATCATCACGCTGGTCTATCTCGGTTTGAGCATCGCTCTGCGCAGGCTGCTGTTTGCCGCCGGCCGGAAGATGATACCGGGAGGCATGGCGTGATCGAGTTTACTCTCTGGGACATTGTCCGCAATCTGTTGCTGGCCGCGCGCTGGACCATCCTGTTGTCGATCGTGGCGTTCGCGGGCGGGGCGATCGTCGGTATTCTCATCCTGTTGCTGCGCATATCCAAACGCCCCTGGCTGCGTCGATGCGGCGAATACTACATCGGCCTGTTTCAGGGTACGCCGCTGTTGATGCAGCTTTTCCTGCTGTTCTTCGGTCTGCCGTTGCTCGGCTTTCGCATCGAGGCATGGACGGCGGCGGCGCTCGGGCTGACGCTTTGTGCGAGCGCTTATCTGGCGGAAATCTGGCGGGGTGGCGTGCAATCCCTGCCGACAGGCCAATGGGATGCCGCCCAAAGCCTTGGCCTGCATTACATATCGCAGCTTCGCCTGATCATCCTGCCTCAGGCCTTTACGATCACGCGTGCTCCGATCGTCGGCTTTCTGGTGCAGTTGATCAAGAGCACCGCGCTGACCTCGATCATCGGTTTTGACGAACTGGTCAAGACGTCCAACGCCATCAACAACGCGACCTTCGAACCGTTCACGGTCTATGGCCTCGTCGCGGTGATCTATTTTTGCCTCTGCTATCCCTTGACGCGTTACGCCAGATTTCTGGAGCTTCGGACGGCAAGCCGGAGCTGAGCCGTGCCATGCGCACGAGCTTGGAATCATCGATTTTCAGCAGCTTGAACCGAACTGGCGCACCCGACAGAATTTTAGCGGATTTTCCGCTCGAAATTCTCGTTACATTTCAACGAAACTTGCAGTTTTGAAAATTCTTTCGTCACAATACTTGTAACAAAATTGGCCCGCCGTGCTCGGTCAATTCTTCTTGCGACCCGCCTTCAGCGGTATCGGCATAGTTTCGCCGATAATCGGTATGCGAAACAATTCGGCCATCGGCACGTCAAGGCAATTCGCCATCGCTTCCATGATATTGATCGACAGGTTTTCCAACCCACGTTCAATCCTTCCGCAATAGGCCGGATCGATGCCAACTTCTAACGCCAAGGCCTGTTGAGAAATCCCGCGTTCAACACGGGCCTTGCGAAGATTCCAGCCGAAGATTTTTTTCGCATCCATCGTTTACGATGAAGCGCAAGCCCGCTTGACAATACAGTGACCGGGAGTCTTCTATTTATCCTGCAACCACATTTGGAGTCGGGCGGTAAATATGAAATTCAAAATCTTTATGCCAATCCAAGCAACCGTCGGTGCGTCCGTTCCGACCCTCGCCTTGGCCCAATCGGCTTCACCGACCTTTCTTCACGAAAACAGGTTGGCCATTGCCATCATGGTCGCTCTGTATCTCGCGCCATCGATCATTGCGTTCTATCGGAAGCACCCTTCAAAGGGTTCGATAATCGCCGTAAATATTTTGCTCGGTTGGAGTATCGCGGGCTGGATTTGGGCCTTCATTTGGTCATTGGGAACAACCCGCCACAACGTTGTCGTTATTAATCCCTCGCCAGTCGCCGCAACGCCACAAAACGCTTCAGCGGTCTTGCCTGTGGCAAGCAAGACAATTGCCGAACGGATATCCGAACTAAAGGCCATGTTGGACTCGGGAACCATCAACCAGTCCGAATTCGAAGCCCTGAAGGCCGATGCCATGAAGGCAATTTCTTGATGATCAGATCATGGTTCACCCGTGCCGCAATCGCTTCCGCACTTCTCGTTTCGCCATCGCTCGCGTTGGCAATGACCGCCGAAGGAGCCTTCGCGTTCATTATCCTAAACGTTGAAGATGGCGACAAATTTGCCGCGCCGAACGATGGCGGACTTGCGAGCGTGACGGTAACCGCGAAAACGCCATTAACTTTCGAAATCGCTTTTGCGAGCGGTGACAAGCCGATTTATGAAATCACGCAAACCAAACCTTGCGTCTTCGACGTTGCGGCGAAGCTCGGTGAAGGCGGCAATGCGAATATCATTTTCGATATGAACAAGTTTGTCGGGTTGCCCGTATTCTCGACAGAAGACAATCTGATTTTTTCGAACGAATGCGCAATTCAGGTTGCCCAAAATGGTCGTTGCCTTGGCGCAAAATTCAAGCCGGGCATGCTGGCAAACGGCGATTTTGACCGCGAACGCATGAAGCGCGCAATTGAATTTTTCAAGAAAGAATTTTGTGCCGGGTCGCCTTTTTGATCGCCCGCCAAATGCGCGATCAATTTAATGGAGTCAAAATGTCGCAAGAGCCGGAGTTGCACGTAGGCATATATCTTTTATAGTGCATATACCCCAACCACTTCGGTGGTTTTCCCGGAAGGGAATAGCCGACCCGCCAGACGAAAGTCTTGGCGGGTTTTGCTTTTCAGACGTTTTAGAATTCAAATTCCCGTGAAAAAATCATCGAATGTAAGATCGGATTTTTCCATGTTTTTGATCAGAAGCGTGTCATCGCCGAACTTGATCAAGAGGTCGTCGCCTTGCACCTTCAGGTGATGATCGAACAGATTTTCGAACTCCGTTTCGTTGGTGACGAAATCGGAGAAGATCACGTCCAACCCATTTTCGAAGTCCTTGATGGTGTCGTGCTGATTACCGGCATTGAACTGGAAGATGTCGGAATTTGCGCCGCCGATCATGAGATCGTCGCCCTTGCCAGCCGCGAAATAATCGTCGCCGTCTTTGCCTTTTAGGACATTGTCACCTTTGTTGCCGGTGATCGAATTGTTGCCTTCGTTGCCGCTTCCGTTGGTGTCGCCTTTGCCGAGCAAACGAAGGTTTTCCAGATTTTCAGCGAGCGTGTAGCTAACGGTCGATTTAACCAAATCCATTCCGTTATCTTGCTGTTCGGTGATGTCGATAATCGCGCTCGAAATCAGGTAGGTATCAGCGTCCGATCCACCATCGACTTTGCCCT
This genomic interval carries:
- a CDS encoding transporter substrate-binding domain-containing protein; this translates as MTTKSTLKSSLAAIVILGGAILAMATSGAKADALDDITKAGVLNVGVFSDFPPFSSASADMSLKGYDMDVAQAIADALKVKLNAVSVTGQNRIPYLTERRVDLLMSVGYSKERAEVLDYAAAYAPYYIAVIGPAALEVKAAADLAGKSIAVNRGTLEDTSLTAAAPADVDIKRFDNYNSVIQAFISGQTQLMVVGNDVGAQVLAKQDALKPEQKFQLMTSPSHMAVNKGEDRLKKLIDDTVAKMLADGSLSKSSEAWLKVPLNPDNLKD
- a CDS encoding amino acid ABC transporter permease; this translates as MIEFTLWDIVRNLLLAARWTILLSIVAFAGGAIVGILILLLRISKRPWLRRCGEYYIGLFQGTPLLMQLFLLFFGLPLLGFRIEAWTAAALGLTLCASAYLAEIWRGGVQSLPTGQWDAAQSLGLHYISQLRLIILPQAFTITRAPIVGFLVQLIKSTALTSIIGFDELVKTSNAINNATFEPFTVYGLVAVIYFCLCYPLTRYARFLELRTASRS
- the ppk2 gene encoding polyphosphate kinase 2, yielding MPMDQHDQLERIKAEIADSFDEELEMQLEEDRLDELVVEGMTEPAEPTLERKVYFRELFRLQHELVKLQDWVQHQKLKVVVIFEGRDSAGKGGAIKRVTQRLNPRVCRVVALPAPTERERDQWYFQRYAAHLPTAGEMVLFDRSWYNRAGVERVMGFCSQDELEEFFRSVPEFERMLVRSGIILIKYWFSITDEEQEFRFQMRIHDPLKQWKLSPMDMESRKHWEDYTKAKEEMLARTHTPEAPWWVVEAVDKKKARLNCIAHLLAQIPYRDVPKPPVELPERIRHSDYRRHDVPDEMYVPEVY
- a CDS encoding CoxG family protein — protein: MDMKGSETINAPIDAVWAALNDPEILRQCIPGCEELQKLSDTEMTAVVVLKIGPVKARFEGAVQLSNLNPPNAYTISGEGKGGVVGFAKGGADVSLEAQGAETVLTYVVKADVGGKIAQLGARLIDSTAKKLAGQFFSSFGEKVGASAAA
- a CDS encoding LysR substrate-binding domain-containing protein; this encodes MSNRLPPLNPLRAFEATARRGSVSAAARELNVTHGAVSHQIRALELSFNVSLFVRGGKRLKLTPQGALLLPAVTHAFGEIAAATAAMTRPTTSGQLRFACVPALLSFWMIPRLHEFTDQYPDISLTLVASNDLAQLHSPDIDLCLLYGNGDWPDHWSRLWSPLVLFPVVSPALLNMQPLRTIRDLSDHVILHADDGREWNTWLAAADSEVIPRRRQHFMSDARLSTEAALHNQGVALGDTITVGGLIAKGELIAPFDLTVPANNAFYVACRNDVRAAPIVKVFIDWLFSALESDPMPEPQHAARTLIRARTPFVGTPE
- a CDS encoding amino acid ABC transporter permease, encoding MGYALDFGWLEEAVGAIANGASMTIFLIAVTSVLGIVLSILGAAARRSRYRILRSAISAYVEVIRNTPFLVQLFFIFFGLPRFGIRLDPVVASMLAMTLNMTAYTTEIVGAGLDAVPSGQKEAATALGLRPVQVFIKVVLPQALKVIFPALTSQIVIMMLESSVVSQIAVRELTYEADMLQARTFRAFETYFIITLVYLGLSIALRRLLFAAGRKMIPGGMA
- a CDS encoding superinfection immunity protein encodes the protein MKFKIFMPIQATVGASVPTLALAQSASPTFLHENRLAIAIMVALYLAPSIIAFYRKHPSKGSIIAVNILLGWSIAGWIWAFIWSLGTTRHNVVVINPSPVAATPQNASAVLPVASKTIAERISELKAMLDSGTINQSEFEALKADAMKAIS
- a CDS encoding helix-turn-helix domain-containing protein; the encoded protein is MDAKKIFGWNLRKARVERGISQQALALEVGIDPAYCGRIERGLENLSINIMEAMANCLDVPMAELFRIPIIGETMPIPLKAGRKKN